The following are encoded together in the Triticum dicoccoides isolate Atlit2015 ecotype Zavitan chromosome 6B, WEW_v2.0, whole genome shotgun sequence genome:
- the LOC119320275 gene encoding protein G1-like1, whose protein sequence is MDMSGVSAVDSPGGGSASSALGAPRPSRYESQKRRDWQTFGQYLRNHRPPLELARCSGAHVLEFLRYLDQFGKTKVHAAGCPFFGHPSPPAPCPCPLKQAWGSLDALVGRLRAAFEEHGGRPEANPFGARAVRLYLRDVRDGQAKARGIAYEKKRRKRNPQTSSKQKQQQAAAAAAASPAPVDRPDMRHGMLEQTHYLFPMHAHLFQGHFLAPAPDGDPVGALDGVVPAAGDDIVMVMAAAAAAAEAHAAGCMMPLSVFN, encoded by the coding sequence ATGGACATGTCTGGCGTGAGCGCGGTGGACAGCCCTGGAGGCGGCAGCGCGTCGTCGGCGCTGGGAGCGCCGCGGCCGAGCAGGTACGAGTCGCAGAAGCGGCGGGACTGGCAGACGTTCGGACAGTACCTACGGAACCACCGCCCCCCGCTGGAGCTGGCGCGGTGCAGCGGCGCGCACGTGCTGGAGTTCCTCCGGTACCTGGACCAGTTCGGCAAGACCAAGGTGCACGCCGCGGGGTGCCCCTTCTTCGGCCACCCCTCGCCGCCGGCCCCGTGCCCGTGCCCACTGAAGCAGGCGTGGGGCTCCCTGGATGCGCTGGTGGGCCGTCTCCGCGCCGCCTTCGAGGAGCACGGCGGCCGCCCGGAGGCCAACCCGTTCGGGGCGCGCGCCGTCAGGCTCTACCTCCGCGACGTCCGCGACGGCCAGGCCAAGGCGCGCGGCATCGCCTACGAGAAGAAGCGCCGGAAGAGGAACCCCCAGACGTCGTCCAAGCAGAAGCAGCAgcaggcggcggccgccgccgcggccagcCCGGCGCCCGTGGACAGGCCCGACATGCGGCATGGCATGCTGGAGCAGACGCACTACCTGTTCCCCATGCACGCGCACCTGTTCCAGGGACACTTCCTGGCGCCGGCGCCCGACGGTGACCCCGTGGGAGCCCTAGATGGCGTAGTCCCGGCCGCCGGGGATGACATCGTGATGGTGATggcggccgcggccgccgccgccgaggcgcaCGCTGCCGGGTGCATGATGCCGCTGTCCGTGTTCAACTAG